A single region of the Thioalkalivibrio nitratireducens DSM 14787 genome encodes:
- a CDS encoding amylo-alpha-1,6-glucosidase has protein sequence MPIRFGREVTGNLGTAESREWLVTNGTGGYASGTVAGSLTRSYHGLLVAAVRPPVDRRLMLVKFEETVTYRGGTHALSSNRWASGDIAPHGYRNMQSFDLEGSVPRWCFACADALIEKRVWMEHGANTTYVAYTVVAAVEPVRLSTAAIVDNRVFHNTGQVAWPVSVEVLGDRVCVVSGGPDALALTLATNSGAISAACEMYHDFALPAEALRGLRDCDDHVHAATFEASIAPGETLVLLASAEESPTLDTGALERRRERDRMLLQRWRNARAGGAGEPEPWVEQLVLAADQFVVDRPSPGRPNGKSVIAGYHWFGDWGRDTMISLPGLTLAAGRPEIAAPILETFAQFVSDGMLPNRFPDAGEQPEYNTVDATLWYFEAVRAYHEATGDDALLRRLLPTLRDIVDWHVKGTRYGIRVDPADGLLRWQHDGVQLTWMDAKVGDHVITPRSGKPVEVNALWYNALCAMADFAERLGEDGAAYRERARVALAGFDRFWNPDTGHCFDVLDGPDGHEACLRPNQILAVALHASPLPPERQGLVLDACARTLLTSHGLRSLAVSETAYQGIYQGDQFHRDGAYHQGTVWAWLIGPFVDAHLRVRKDPAAARRLLQPFGDHLGNAGLGTISEIFDGDAPFEPRGCIAQAWSVGEVLRALVRIERFETAHDPVSQPPPKVDA, from the coding sequence ATGCCCATCCGCTTCGGCCGCGAAGTCACCGGCAACCTGGGCACTGCCGAGTCGCGGGAGTGGCTGGTAACCAACGGCACGGGCGGCTACGCCTCGGGCACTGTGGCGGGATCGCTCACCCGTTCGTATCACGGCCTGCTGGTCGCGGCCGTGCGCCCCCCCGTGGACCGGCGCCTGATGCTGGTGAAGTTCGAAGAGACCGTAACCTATCGCGGCGGCACCCATGCTCTGAGCAGCAACCGGTGGGCGAGCGGCGACATCGCGCCGCACGGCTACCGGAACATGCAGTCCTTCGATCTTGAGGGCTCGGTCCCACGGTGGTGCTTCGCCTGCGCCGATGCCCTGATCGAAAAGCGCGTGTGGATGGAGCACGGAGCCAACACCACCTACGTGGCGTACACCGTGGTGGCGGCCGTGGAACCGGTACGACTGAGCACCGCGGCAATCGTGGACAACCGGGTGTTTCACAATACCGGGCAGGTCGCCTGGCCGGTCTCGGTCGAGGTCCTCGGCGATCGCGTGTGCGTGGTTTCGGGCGGACCCGACGCGCTGGCGCTGACGCTTGCAACGAACTCGGGGGCGATATCGGCCGCTTGCGAGATGTACCACGATTTCGCGCTCCCAGCAGAAGCGCTGCGCGGCCTGCGCGACTGCGACGACCACGTGCACGCCGCCACCTTCGAGGCCAGCATCGCCCCGGGCGAGACGCTCGTGTTGCTGGCCAGCGCCGAAGAATCGCCCACGCTCGACACTGGGGCCCTGGAGCGGCGCCGGGAACGCGATCGAATGCTACTGCAACGGTGGCGGAACGCCCGCGCCGGTGGCGCAGGCGAACCTGAACCGTGGGTCGAGCAGCTGGTGCTCGCCGCCGACCAGTTCGTCGTGGACCGGCCCTCTCCCGGGCGGCCCAACGGCAAGAGCGTGATCGCCGGGTATCACTGGTTCGGTGACTGGGGACGCGACACGATGATCAGCCTGCCGGGCCTGACGCTCGCGGCCGGACGTCCGGAGATCGCCGCTCCGATCCTCGAGACCTTCGCGCAGTTCGTCAGCGACGGCATGCTCCCCAACCGTTTCCCCGACGCAGGCGAACAGCCGGAGTACAACACGGTCGACGCGACGCTCTGGTACTTCGAGGCGGTACGTGCCTATCACGAGGCTACCGGCGACGATGCGCTGCTGCGCAGACTGTTGCCCACGCTGCGGGACATCGTCGACTGGCATGTGAAGGGTACGCGCTACGGCATCCGGGTGGACCCCGCCGACGGCCTGCTGCGCTGGCAGCACGATGGCGTGCAGCTGACGTGGATGGATGCGAAGGTCGGCGACCATGTGATCACGCCGCGCAGCGGAAAACCCGTTGAAGTCAACGCGCTCTGGTACAACGCCCTGTGTGCGATGGCCGATTTTGCCGAGCGGCTTGGCGAGGACGGCGCGGCCTACCGGGAGCGGGCCCGTGTGGCACTGGCCGGCTTCGATCGCTTCTGGAATCCCGATACGGGCCATTGTTTCGATGTACTCGATGGACCCGATGGGCACGAAGCCTGCCTGCGCCCCAATCAGATCCTGGCGGTGGCGCTCCACGCGTCCCCGCTACCGCCGGAGCGGCAGGGCCTGGTACTCGATGCCTGTGCCCGCACCCTGCTGACTTCGCATGGCCTGCGCTCCCTGGCAGTGTCGGAAACCGCCTACCAGGGAATCTATCAGGGCGACCAGTTCCATCGAGACGGCGCCTACCATCAGGGCACGGTCTGGGCCTGGCTGATCGGGCCTTTTGTCGATGCACACCTGCGGGTTCGCAAGGATCCCGCTGCGGCTCGGCGCCTGTTGCAGCCCTTCGGCGACCACCTGGGCAATGCCGGACTGGGCACCATCAGCGAGATTTTCGACGGGGACGCCCCGTTCGAGCCCAGAGGTTGCATCGCTCAGGCATGGAGTGTCGGCGAGGTTCTGCGCGCCCTGGTGCGCATCGAGCGCTTCGAGACGGCGCATGACCCGGTTTCCCAGCCACCACCGAAGGTCGACGCATGA